TTGTTGATAACAACTTGTTAGTTAGCTGAGACCGCTaatctctcttttttattttacgCAGGCCAATATTTTTgagatcttttttttttcgctaaACTctacttttcttctctgaAAGTCCTATCGCCATATGCTGACGTAACGAACAATGTCTTATATGGTGAAACAACCCTGtgtagtatataaatctgatGTTTAATAGTGAATCAAAATAACACTGATAATGCTTGCTAATAATGTATGCTGGACACTGTATTGGGGAAAGAACATTTACAGTGCGCATAAACAAATGAGAACTTGGGATTCTAAATTTTActattccaaaaaaaaaaaaataaaaaaggaggacTTGGTAATAGAGGTGcttaaatgaaaaaaaaagtaaggaAGGGGTCAGGGCAATGAACAATAGGTTCACAACGCCCAAAGCTACTTGAAAGCAAGAGAACTGATTATTGTGTTACGCCCTCTTTAAAAGTATAGGTTCTACTTAGATCGGATGGGCAATTATACATGTTGTTCTATAAAACGAGAACCTTCACACATGCTTTAATTTTCATTCCTTTAACCATCACCACTAGGCAAGAGATGAGTGTAAACAGCAATAAGAACTTCAATATTGTTAATAGGAGGGTTGCTGGTAATTTTTAGAGAAAACATATTCAACATATAACGGGATAGTATTACGTGTGCGAATACATCTAAGCATCCTTTACTTCGTAGGAAATAAACCAGAGAAGTCATGACAAACGTTAATACGGCACTAAAAGCCTCTGGAGTCTCATACATCAATATGTAGATaataattttcattattcctGCACCATTACCCTGACATCACCGAAATCTTTGCATATCGCTTCATTCATAGCGGTGGGCACTTTATGAGAAATCATcgatattgaaaattcatGAAAAGCTGCAGATGATTTACAGGCAATCTTCAGATGATTATTAATAAATTTCTACACTTTTATCACACTAGGCTTGCCAGCACTTGTGgattctttttgttgttcctctccaaaaaatattcttccGTATAAACCAAGGGGTCGTGCTTTGCAGGATCCGATTGTATAGAATACTCTtaatcaaataaatttgaacTCTACATGTCAGTAATCGGTTAAATGAAAGTTAATAATACATGCTTGCAAGGAAAGCAATACCCAATAAAATGCTAGTAGCATGTCTTGAAGTCTTTAAAATGTTTGTTTGGTCTAGTTACGCGTTCCGTCCTGTCTCCATTCTCATAGACCAAATTATGTAAGcaacaaaagaagaaaaaacgTGTACATGACGGTTATGCCGgacaaatgaaaagaaactaTTTTATTAGGACAGTACAAATTGAACAAGAGGATATCGATAAACTACAGTGACCTTTATGGAGACTTTTAAGAATACTCTAGGGAAACATAAGAAGGATACATTTATACTACGCATctaaaaggaaaaaaggagtGGATAGTGAAATGTcgaagaaaataatttatattaGTACAcggcagaaaaaaagaaacacaGGAAACTTAGGATTGATTTTCTCgcaactaaaaaaaaaaaggaagaaatcCGTTAATATAAGCTTTTAAAGTTTACAGCTTCTCGTTTAAGACATCCCACAAAAGCTTTTAGCATTCCAAATTCATCAATTCACAAAATGGTTGCACGTCAATTTGTTAGATGCTTGGCCACTGCGGTCAAATCAGTGAAGCCACCTGTTGAGTTGTTTGGCCTTGATGGCACATACGCATCAGCATTATATACAGCGGCAGCCAAAAACAACAGCCTTGACAAGTCATTTGCTTCAATGTCTAAGCTTTCAGAAACTATCAACAAAGATCCTAAGGTGATGCGGATTCTTTCGAACCCATCATTGTCTGCCGGCTCCAGAAAAGAGGTTGTTTCCGTGTTGTCCCAGCAACTTAGCTTGGATCCAATGGTTTCTAACCTTTTGACTGTTTTGGCCGAGAACAACCGtttggaaattttcaaGGAGGTGTCTAAGAAATTCGCTCTTTTGAACGATGCCCATAACGGTGTCGTTGAAGCCAGAATTGTCAGTGCAAAGGCCTTGGATGAGAGAGTTCTTGCTAAATTGGATAGAGCCATCAGCCACTCAAAGTTCGTCCAGAATGGTCAGCACTTGAAGATTAAAAACGAGGTTGACCCATCAATTTTGGGAGGTTTGATTGTGGAGGTTGGAGATAGGTCGGTGGATCTTTCTGTGCAGACCAAGGTCATCAAATTGAACAGAGCTATTTCAGAAAACATCTAaatgatggaaataaatCTTGCTACACATTATTAGAAGGCAGGGCTTTGTATTCACTCCTCGCCTACTATCATTATAACTCAATACATATTCTGACgttttatatttaaatgTTGCTGTCTGTAGGTAATGTATGATCACGTACTTTATTGTGGTTTGAATAATTTTGGCTTTAACAGGTAAACTGCGCGCTCGCTCTGCTTATTCCTaggttcttcttttttttaccgCTTGAAATGAGTGAGGGTACTTGTCCTGGAGCACTCTCTCACcctatttattatttttttgaacccATGTATTTATTTCGTGAATGAACAACTTCCATGAGCGAAAGgaatgattttttttttcttgttgttcCACActctatttttcatttatttcaccCCAACTGTTACCGCAATTCAGATCATCGACACCTCAAATATAAAACCAACGTGTAATCTGTTCAGAATTTTTAGTCATTCTACAGACACTGTATATCAAGCACTGAGGTGCTTCAAGGCTTATCCAATATCACCCCTCCTCCGTACTGATTCAAGCAGACATCTATAATAATGCAAGAGGAATTGGAAAAGGGAATAATCTCTCTGGATATTAACGATACTGCCTCAGACATCGACATAACAGATACGTTTCAGGAGGTCATCGGAGAAATAGATTATGGTACCGTGGTGAAATCGCAGCAGTTTAAACTTCTTCATGGTACACATGCTTTGGAAGTAATGAATCCCAAGCTTGACACATCTTTGCTACCTACAATTCAGTTTGATTTATGTTCTGTGAATTCAATGGAAAAAGTCAACTCCATCATTGTCGGGATTTTTGACGCATTATGTGCATGGCTGGACAACAATTCCCTTAGTGTATCGGTATTTAGTTGTGCATACATAGAGAGACTTTTAGTGAATTACAGACAGTGTGGTGTAAGCGGGTTAGACTTTCACACACATAGTGGGAACAAACAAGAGCAcgaaaagcaggaaaattCAATTTCAGATATACTACAGTCTAATGATGAATCTATAATACTGAAGGATGCAATTCTTCGAACATTTTGTGTTTCAATTCTTCAGTTTGTGAAGTTCGTGATTAAGATGGGACTTGCTGGTGTCATTtacgaagaagaagatcttAATACACAAACAATGAACATGAACATAATTCAGGAAGTGGATTTGGATCGCTCAGTTTTGGAACTATCTCGTGTTATGACATGGGTTCAAACCCATACGACTGAGAAAAATCCAAAGAGTGCTGATTTTCAGTTTTGTTACGACTCCCTTAAGCTGGTTAATTGCATGCTAGAAATTCCAAAGGttttgaacctaaatttGCAGCCGTATTCGAACATTAAGAATGAGAAGTCAAACTCAAGTTCAAAGCTTCAtgaaatcagaaagaaTGTAACCGAATGTCTTTCTATAATTAAAAAACTATCAAGCCTTACTTCTTATGTGGAAGGTCTACCGGAGATACAAGGCTGCTTCAGTACTAATGTTCAGAAACACTTAGATAATTGCAGCCCTCCAAAGCCAGTTgttcttttgaaatttgatGATACGATGCAAAATTTGGACAGACTAATTACAGACTCACTAGCAGTTTTGAGACTGGTCGATGTTGAGGATTCTGTGCAGATGGTCGAATACTTGTCATATCTTATGAATAAAAGGGAATCaacagatgatgaagatgatattcTTGGCATGCATGTGGTTGCCCGTTCAGTCTTGCAACTATTCCTGATTAGGGATGATGAATCCATTTTTGGCAGTAAAAATTATAACATCAGCAGTTTGCTGACAGATTTTATGACAAAGATAGCAACACAAAATGCGAAGATATTTgatataaacaaaaaggaagtCCAGGTTGCAATGGGCGAACTTTTGTCCAACATCAAATTCCCGTTTTATAATTTCTTGACATGTGTTTCACAGAACCCTGCAAGGCAAAGGCAGATTTGTGGAAGGGAGATCATACTTTGGGACAGGTTTCAAGTGGATGCTGAAAACTTGGAGTTGAAATTTAATAACCTGTTCCCTGATAATTTTGATGGTGCATCTTTCCCAATAATGCCGATTGCATCCTTTATATACTATtcgaagttgaagaaaatgatcCAGCTGGTACTCAAAAACGTTGAATTGCATCTCTACAAAGATTTAAGCGAGCTCAATATTGGCTACTGGGGTGTTTCTTATTTGATAGATTATCTCCTTCAGCATTTGAACAGACTTATAGATCTAGTCAAGTTAAGACAGAAGCAAGTGAATATTCTTTATGCGTCACTTGGCAAGGCGAGggggaagaagaaggaagaactTATGAAGTTGTACAAGAAGAAATCTGCACCAGTGCCGGATCTTATTAGGACACAAAAATATCTCGAATATGAGGTGAGTaaattttctattttaaGAGGAATAATCGAAGTTAAGCTCGTGGAACTGCAAATACTTAATTACTTTGGCTATTTGAAACTTCCCAGAATGTGCAAAGTACCAGAGCAAATGCTTTTCGAGATCCAATTTAAACCAATTCAATCTGTTGGCGTTCCAGAGATGCCAAGCTTTGATGATTATCAAAAGACATTGAATAGATTCAATGATGCTTTTAAGGAGGTGTTGCGGCAGAATGACTTCGGATACTTTAAGAAGTTGATCACGGTAAAGGCACATAATTTAAACGATTACTTCCACAGTATTGAAAAACAATTAAAGGAACTAggctttccatcttttctaAGCGATATCATTTCATCTGATATCAAGAATTTGAGACGCGCTTCGATTTATGCCGAACTCTCCATCAACAAGTTGATAAGGATTTTAGGAGACAACTCGGAAAATCACAAGAACTTGAATATATCGATAGAGCGCCTGCATCAAAATCCTTATTTTCCGAATATTCAAGTTGAATTGATGAAGCAGACGTCGGATGCTCATAAAACTAATTGATACATCATGATatataaactttttttttattattctgCTACTAAATCCAGACGGATTacatgataaaaaatttcgCATGAACATACATTAATTCGCAAGAGTTAAGGAAACCGGGCGGTGGCTATACTATCAGTTGGCATCCGTTAAAGATACTTTTCATAGTGCACCGGTTTTTCTCTATGCTGGATTGAAGACTATATTTAGTAGTATCGTAACGTATTTCGGAAGAGCGTATGtggagggaaaaaatacagtCCAGCCGATCGACCCGATCATGAAAGAGAGAATGTGCAGTAGAAAATTGCGGGAACCAACCCTCGCACCTCCAGGTGGAAAATGCGTGCGGCCGAATTTTATTAGGCCCTCCATGGACCAATAGTGTGTAGcgagggaaaaaatattggagGGAGCGGAAACCCACTTCGAGAAAGCCCGCGTTGgagaactttttttttcagtggGTTAGGCTAGGAAAATTTTCCAGGTGCAGCGAACGGTTAAAGGAAGCTTATAACtgattttcaatattttcttgctttaaAGGTTTTTGGTCGAATCGGTTCCTTTTGACAAGCAGCAAACAATCAATAGATAACTATTAACAAAATGCCTCCAAAGTTCGATCCAAATGAAATCAAGTACCTTTACATGAGAGCCGTTGGTGGTGAAGTCGGTGCTTCAGCTTCTTTGGCCCCAAAGATCGGTCCTCTTGGTTTATCTCCAAAGAGAATTGGTGACCAGATTGCTAAGGCTACCAAGGATTTCAAGGGAATTAAGGTCACTGTTCAGCTGAAGATTCAGAACAGACAGGCTGAGGTTTCTGTTGTTccatctgcttcatctCTTATCATCAGTGCCCTTAAGGAGCCACCAAGagacagaaagaaagacaaGAACATCCAGCACTCTGGTAACTTGACTTTGGACCAAATCTTTGAGATTGCTAAGACCATGAGCGAGAAGTCCTTCGGTAAGACGTTGGCTTCTGTCTCCAAGGAGATCTTGGGAACTTGCCAGTCTATTGGATGTACCGTTGATGGAAAGCCTCCACATGATGTCATTGAGGCTATCGATGCCGGTGAAGTTGATGGTAAGTTTTAATGAAAtacaacatttttttttttttgttatttgtGAACCTTTACTAACAATTCTAAATTTTTAA
This region of Brettanomyces bruxellensis chromosome 4, complete sequence genomic DNA includes:
- the ATP5 gene encoding ATP synthase F0 subcomplex subunit OSCP atp5 (BUSCO:EOG09264KDO), producing MVARQFVRCLATAVKSVKPPVELFGLDGTYASALYTAAAKNNSLDKSFASMSKLSETINKDPKVMRILSNPSLSAGSRKEVVSVLSQQLSLDPMVSNLLTVLAENNRLEIFKEVSKKFALLNDAHNGVVEARIVSAKALDERVLAKLDRAISHSKFVQNGQHLKIKNEVDPSILGGLIVEVGDRSVDLSVQTKVIKLNRAISENI
- a CDS encoding uncharacterized protein (BUSCO:EOG09261IFQ), with the protein product MQEELEKGIISLDINDTASDIDITDTFQEVIGEIDYGTVVKSQQFKLLHGTHALEVMNPKLDTSLLPTIQFDLCSVNSMEKVNSIIVGIFDALCAWLDNNSLSVSVFSCAYIERLLVNYRQCGVSGLDFHTHSGNKQEHEKQENSISDILQSNDESIILKDAILRTFCVSILQFVKFVIKMGLAGVIYEEEDLNTQTMNMNIIQEVDLDRSVLELSRVMTWVQTHTTEKNPKSADFQFCYDSLKLVNCMLEIPKVLNLNLQPYSNIKNEKSNSSSKLHEIRKNVTECLSIIKKLSSLTSYVEGLPEIQGCFSTNVQKHLDNCSPPKPVVLLKFDDTMQNLDRLITDSLAVLRLVDVEDSVQMVEYLSYLMNKRESTDDEDDILGMHVVARSVLQLFLIRDDESIFGSKNYNISSLLTDFMTKIATQNAKIFDINKKEVQVAMGELLSNIKFPFYNFLTCVSQNPARQRQICGREIILWDRFQVDAENLELKFNNLFPDNFDGASFPIMPIASFIYYSKLKKMIQLVLKNVELHLYKDLSELNIGYWGVSYLIDYLLQHLNRLIDLVKLRQKQVNILYASLGKARGKKKEELMKLYKKKSAPVPDLIRTQKYLEYEVSKFSILRGIIEVKLVELQILNYFGYLKLPRMCKVPEQMLFEIQFKPIQSVGVPEMPSFDDYQKTLNRFNDAFKEVLRQNDFGYFKKLITVKAHNLNDYFHSIEKQLKELGFPSFLSDIISSDIKNLRRASIYAELSINKLIRILGDNSENHKNLNISIERLHQNPYFPNIQVELMKQTSDAHKTN
- the RPL12A gene encoding 60S ribosomal protein L12A (BUSCO:EOG092651LN); this translates as MPPKFDPNEIKYLYMRAVGGEVGASASLAPKIGPLGLSPKRIGDQIAKATKDFKGIKVTVQLKIQNRQAEVSVVPSASSLIISALKEPPRDRKKDKNIQHSGNLTLDQIFEIAKTMSEKSFGKTLASVSKEILGTCQSIGCTVDGKPPHDVIEAIDAGEVDGKF